A window from Cryobacterium sp. SO1 encodes these proteins:
- a CDS encoding GNAT family N-acetyltransferase — translation MTEAVFDLPGGPFILRRALAGDVAAIVGLLADDRLRSSDESTAPEDLAPYLAAFEAISRSTDQFLVVVDDPAGNVVATQQLTVLPGLARSGATRLQIEAVRVSAALRGNGLGSAILSWAVEYGRDRGCRLVQLTSDASRLDAHRFYERLGFAPSHVGFKLLL, via the coding sequence ATGACTGAGGCTGTTTTCGACCTACCCGGCGGACCATTCATCCTGCGCCGGGCGCTCGCTGGGGACGTGGCCGCGATCGTCGGCCTGCTCGCCGACGACCGGCTGCGTTCCAGCGACGAATCCACTGCGCCGGAGGATCTCGCGCCGTACCTGGCGGCCTTCGAGGCGATCAGCCGATCGACCGATCAGTTCCTCGTGGTCGTCGACGATCCCGCCGGGAATGTGGTGGCCACTCAGCAGCTCACAGTGTTGCCCGGGCTCGCTCGTTCCGGTGCCACCCGGCTGCAGATCGAGGCCGTGCGGGTGAGCGCGGCCCTGCGCGGCAACGGCCTGGGCAGCGCGATCTTGTCCTGGGCCGTCGAGTACGGCCGCGACCGCGGTTGCCGGCTGGTGCAACTTACCTCCGACGCCTCGCGCCTGGACGCTCATCGCTTCTACGAACGCCTCGGCTTCGCCCCGTCCCACGTGGGTTTCAAACTGCTCCTCTAG
- a CDS encoding HNH endonuclease signature motif containing protein: MSNPDQALPPAPDDDHYSPGSAPPGNTPAPVDPAHAGSAESTAAEPALEPAGLESTAAGPEPAGPAPAGPEPAGREAYVPNPTLDELVCSELARRTELIAAEARAIAHAQARQAEFLVELQSWSEDPQVSSRLHGNPESIRLADVNAASMTQDQARAAAYGRWEDRDVARRTIVSETACLLRMAERTVEHLMEQSLWLLSAPATFDALSNGEISYRHATVLIDQMRTLPVDDQEAFEDKVLPDAKRLPVSRFTDRARRLRERLHPESIVTRTTNALAERHTRWEAAPDGMGWLHWYGTAHDTKAAYTRINTMAVKLKKLGDPTRAGDAAGKAGGLGSGQAGADASAGTGTEADAAAGAGSNSRLAEDEEQRKRTLDQLRADITRALLLDGITPDGMGAGIRGTVMITVPVLTLLGLDEEPATLEGYGPISPEMARQIAGHAPSFTRLLTHPETGVVLSLGKTQHKNTKAMKKWLRVRDETCRFPGCSRPAVTSDVDHTHDWADGGNTDCDNLAHLCEPHHRLKHLTHWRVTQEPGGILLWTSPGKRSYRTDPANPMGPPRPQPPVVGPKTRKRPPEDSYLMPPRHRPTRTPTPPVPEDPPF; encoded by the coding sequence ATGAGTAACCCCGACCAGGCACTACCGCCCGCTCCGGATGATGACCACTACTCTCCGGGGTCCGCTCCACCTGGCAACACCCCCGCCCCTGTCGACCCGGCGCACGCTGGGTCGGCGGAGTCCACCGCGGCCGAACCGGCACTCGAGCCGGCCGGACTCGAGTCCACCGCGGCCGGGCCCGAACCGGCCGGGCCCGCACCGGCCGGGCCCGAACCGGCAGGGCGTGAGGCGTATGTCCCCAATCCGACCTTGGACGAGCTGGTCTGTTCTGAGCTGGCCCGCCGCACCGAACTGATCGCGGCCGAGGCCCGGGCCATCGCCCACGCGCAGGCCCGGCAGGCCGAGTTCCTTGTCGAGCTGCAGAGCTGGAGCGAGGACCCGCAAGTGTCCTCCCGGCTGCACGGCAACCCGGAGAGCATCCGGTTGGCCGACGTGAACGCGGCCAGCATGACCCAGGACCAGGCCCGCGCGGCCGCGTATGGCCGGTGGGAGGACCGGGACGTGGCCCGGCGCACCATCGTGAGTGAGACCGCCTGCCTGCTACGGATGGCCGAACGCACGGTGGAACACCTGATGGAGCAGTCGCTTTGGCTGCTGTCGGCCCCGGCAACCTTTGACGCCCTCTCCAACGGAGAGATCAGCTACCGGCACGCCACCGTGCTCATCGACCAGATGCGCACCCTGCCCGTCGACGACCAGGAGGCCTTCGAGGACAAGGTCCTGCCGGACGCGAAACGATTGCCGGTCAGCAGGTTCACGGACAGGGCCCGCCGGCTCCGGGAGAGACTGCACCCGGAGTCCATCGTGACCCGCACCACCAACGCCCTCGCCGAGAGGCACACCCGGTGGGAGGCAGCCCCGGACGGGATGGGCTGGTTGCACTGGTACGGCACCGCCCACGACACCAAAGCCGCCTACACCCGGATCAACACGATGGCCGTGAAACTGAAAAAACTCGGCGACCCCACCCGGGCCGGCGACGCGGCCGGGAAAGCCGGCGGGTTGGGAAGCGGGCAGGCTGGCGCGGACGCCAGCGCGGGGACAGGCACGGAGGCGGACGCGGCAGCCGGTGCGGGCTCCAACTCGCGCCTGGCTGAGGACGAGGAGCAGCGCAAACGCACCCTGGACCAGCTCCGCGCCGACATCACCCGGGCCCTCCTGCTGGACGGCATCACCCCCGACGGGATGGGCGCCGGGATCCGCGGCACGGTCATGATCACCGTGCCCGTGCTCACCCTGCTCGGCCTGGACGAGGAACCCGCCACCCTCGAAGGCTACGGCCCCATCTCCCCCGAGATGGCCCGACAGATCGCCGGACACGCCCCCAGCTTCACCCGACTACTCACCCACCCCGAAACCGGAGTCGTACTCTCCCTGGGCAAAACCCAACACAAAAACACCAAAGCCATGAAGAAATGGCTGAGGGTGCGCGACGAAACCTGCCGATTCCCCGGCTGCTCCCGGCCCGCGGTCACCAGCGACGTCGACCACACCCACGACTGGGCCGACGGCGGCAACACCGACTGCGACAACCTCGCCCATCTCTGCGAACCCCACCACCGACTCAAACACCTCACCCACTGGCGAGTCACTCAGGAACCCGGCGGGATCCTGCTCTGGACCTCCCCGGGCAAACGCAGCTACCGCACCGACCCCGCCAACCCGATGGGACCACCCCGGCCACAACCACCGGTGGTGGGTCCGAAAACCCGGAAACGACCCCCGGAGGATAGCTACCTGATGCCTCCCCGGCACCGGCCAACCCGGACACCCACACCACCGGTCCCCGAGGACCCGCCGTTCTAG
- the gcvT gene encoding glycine cleavage system aminomethyltransferase GcvT, producing the protein MTSASPDLTPSSNEPAPTSAATERFSPLHAAHVAAGASFTDFAGWQMPVRYSSDLAEHHAVRKAAGLFDLSHMAEIRISGPQAGEFLDHALAGRLSVIDLMQAKYSLMLNSRGGIIDDLVVYRTGETEFLVVANAGNHDQALDALTARAARFDVTVTDESDDTALIAVQGPNALTIVQATAGLSIDGDLAALRYYRAITGTFAGTPVLIARTGYTGEDGFELYLSAASALALWDAIVVAGAPQDLVPAGLASRDTLRLEAGMPLYGHELTTSTYPAQAGLGRVVNLAKPTDFVGRTASEEGPAGDAPVLVGLVSTGKRAGRAGYQIFRSPDATEAEGVITSGALSPTLGYPIAMAYLPPALARLDTEVFIDVRGTRAPATVIALPFYKRPK; encoded by the coding sequence ATGACCTCGGCCAGCCCTGACCTCACCCCCTCCTCGAACGAGCCTGCCCCGACCAGCGCCGCGACCGAACGGTTCTCGCCCCTGCACGCCGCGCACGTGGCCGCCGGTGCCAGCTTCACCGACTTCGCCGGCTGGCAGATGCCCGTGCGCTACTCCAGCGACCTCGCCGAGCACCACGCCGTGCGCAAGGCGGCGGGCCTGTTCGACCTGTCCCACATGGCCGAGATCCGCATCAGCGGCCCGCAGGCCGGCGAGTTCCTCGACCACGCCCTGGCCGGCCGGCTCTCGGTGATCGACCTCATGCAGGCCAAGTACAGCCTGATGCTCAACTCCCGCGGCGGCATCATCGACGACCTCGTCGTCTACCGCACCGGCGAGACCGAGTTCCTCGTGGTGGCCAACGCCGGCAATCACGACCAGGCCCTCGACGCCCTCACCGCCCGGGCCGCCCGGTTCGACGTGACCGTCACCGATGAGAGCGATGACACCGCCCTCATCGCCGTGCAGGGCCCCAACGCCCTCACCATCGTGCAGGCCACCGCCGGCCTCAGCATCGACGGCGACCTGGCGGCCCTGCGCTACTACCGCGCGATCACCGGAACCTTTGCCGGCACCCCGGTACTCATCGCTCGCACCGGCTACACCGGCGAGGACGGCTTCGAGCTCTACCTGTCGGCCGCCTCTGCTCTCGCCCTCTGGGACGCGATCGTCGTCGCCGGCGCCCCGCAGGACCTGGTTCCCGCCGGTCTCGCCAGCCGCGACACCCTGCGCCTCGAAGCCGGGATGCCGCTCTACGGTCACGAACTGACCACATCCACCTACCCCGCCCAGGCGGGCCTTGGCCGGGTCGTCAACCTCGCCAAGCCCACCGACTTCGTCGGCCGCACCGCCAGCGAGGAAGGCCCCGCCGGCGACGCCCCCGTGCTCGTCGGCCTGGTCTCCACCGGCAAGCGCGCCGGTCGCGCCGGCTACCAGATCTTCCGCAGCCCCGACGCCACCGAAGCCGAGGGCGTCATCACGAGTGGTGCACTCTCGCCCACCCTGGGCTACCCGATCGCCATGGCGTACCTGCCGCCGGCGCTGGCCCGACTCGACACCGAGGTGTTCATCGACGTACGCGGCACCCGCGCACCCGCCACGGTGATCGCCCTGCCGTTCTACAAGCGCCCCAAATAG
- the gcvH gene encoding glycine cleavage system protein GcvH, which produces MADKTELQYTAEHEWVLVDGDTATVGITAYAADKLGDVVFVELPEVGSAVAAGTVVGEIESTKSVGELFAPINGTVAEINDAVVDSPELVNSDPLGEGWLIKVTFETLPTLLSYAEYSAIIGE; this is translated from the coding sequence ATGGCAGACAAGACCGAACTCCAGTACACCGCAGAGCACGAGTGGGTGCTCGTCGACGGCGACACCGCCACAGTGGGTATCACCGCCTACGCCGCCGACAAGCTCGGCGACGTGGTCTTCGTTGAGCTGCCCGAGGTGGGCAGCGCCGTCGCCGCAGGCACCGTCGTCGGCGAGATCGAGTCGACCAAGTCGGTCGGGGAACTCTTCGCACCCATCAACGGCACCGTCGCCGAGATCAACGACGCCGTCGTCGACAGCCCCGAACTCGTCAACAGCGACCCGCTCGGCGAGGGCTGGCTCATCAAGGTCACCTTCGAGACCCTCCCCACGCTGCTCAGCTACGCCGAGTACTCCGCCATCATCGGCGAATAG
- the gcvP gene encoding aminomethyl-transferring glycine dehydrogenase produces the protein MSQPFTQRHIGTDADAQSRMLAVLGHSSVESLVNAAVPATIQVEQYRREGDSTLPPAATERQAIQELRALADKNTVKRSMIGLGYYDTITPAVIKRNVLENPSWYTAYTPYQPEISQGRLEAIINFQTMVADLTGMATANGSMLDESTSVVEGMLLARRASKSPSNRFIVDADALPQTHALLGNRAHALGIELAVLPLDESTTAEDLGDYFGIFVQYPGASGRIWNPAAVIALAHENKALAVVAADLLALTLITSPGELGADVAVGTSQRFGVPMGFGGPHAGYLAVRKGLERQMPGRLVGVSVDAAGHPAYRLSLQVREQHIRRDKATSNICTAQVLLAVMAGMYAVYHGPDGLKAIATEVHERAGALVAALRAIDVEVNNGSFFDTVRVSVAAGAADIVAHAAAAGYNLHQVDGTTIGISVDETTTTADVAAVVGFFGGRDAFGHVDLSTIEAGLPEDLARTSGYLTHAVFNTHRSETSMMRYLKRLADYDYALDRGMIPLGSCTMKLNAATEMEAVTWPEFGGLHPFAPRADVEGYLELIRQLETWLTDVTGYDSVSLQPNAGSQGELAGLLAIRGFHLANGDVDRTVCLIPSSAHGTNAASAVLAGMRVVVVACDELGNVDLDDLRAKIAEHAGALAALMITYPSTHGVYEHEVGAICAAVHDAGGQVYVDGANLNALLGFARFGDFGGDVSHLNLHKTFCIPHGGGGPGVGPVAAKAHLAPFLPGHPLAQDDVHYLLGATGAETVVHGGGPVSAAPYGSPSILPISWAYVRMMGADGLKQATGAAVLAANYVAKQLSDHYPVLYAGDNGLVAHECILDLRPLTAATGVTVDDVAKRLVDYGFHAPTMSFPVAGTLMVEPTESEDLGEIDRFIEAMIGIKAEADAVAAGTWPADDNPLHNAPHTAQSVIEGEWTHPYDRETAVYPVRSLIRNKYWAPVRRIDNAYGDRNLVCACPPPEAFE, from the coding sequence ATGTCGCAGCCCTTCACCCAGCGTCACATCGGCACGGATGCCGACGCGCAGTCCCGCATGCTGGCCGTCCTCGGCCACTCCAGCGTCGAGTCGCTCGTCAACGCGGCCGTTCCGGCCACCATCCAGGTCGAGCAGTACCGCCGCGAGGGTGACAGCACCCTGCCGCCGGCCGCCACCGAGCGGCAAGCCATCCAGGAGCTGCGCGCCCTGGCCGACAAGAACACCGTCAAGCGCTCGATGATCGGACTCGGCTACTACGACACGATCACGCCCGCCGTGATCAAGCGCAACGTGCTGGAGAACCCCAGCTGGTACACCGCATACACGCCGTACCAGCCGGAGATCAGCCAGGGCCGCCTCGAGGCCATCATCAACTTCCAGACCATGGTCGCCGACCTCACCGGCATGGCCACCGCCAACGGGTCGATGCTCGACGAATCCACCTCGGTCGTCGAGGGCATGCTGCTGGCCCGCCGGGCGTCGAAGTCACCCTCGAACCGCTTCATCGTCGACGCGGATGCGCTGCCCCAGACCCACGCGCTGCTCGGCAACCGCGCGCACGCGCTCGGCATCGAACTGGCCGTGCTGCCCCTGGACGAGAGCACCACCGCGGAGGACCTCGGCGATTACTTCGGCATCTTCGTGCAGTATCCCGGTGCATCCGGCCGCATCTGGAACCCCGCCGCTGTGATCGCCCTCGCGCACGAGAACAAGGCCCTGGCGGTGGTGGCCGCGGACCTGCTCGCCCTCACCCTGATCACCTCGCCCGGCGAACTCGGCGCCGACGTGGCCGTGGGCACCAGCCAGCGCTTCGGCGTGCCGATGGGCTTCGGCGGACCGCACGCCGGCTACCTCGCCGTGCGCAAGGGCCTGGAGCGTCAGATGCCCGGCCGCCTCGTCGGCGTGAGCGTCGACGCCGCCGGACACCCCGCCTACCGCCTGTCGCTGCAGGTGCGCGAACAGCACATCCGCCGCGACAAGGCCACCTCCAACATCTGCACCGCCCAGGTGCTGCTCGCCGTCATGGCCGGCATGTACGCCGTGTACCACGGGCCCGACGGCCTCAAGGCGATCGCCACCGAGGTGCACGAACGCGCCGGCGCCCTCGTCGCGGCCCTCCGCGCCATCGACGTCGAGGTCAACAACGGCAGCTTCTTCGACACCGTGCGGGTCTCGGTCGCCGCGGGTGCCGCCGACATCGTCGCCCATGCCGCCGCAGCCGGCTACAACCTGCACCAGGTCGACGGCACCACCATCGGCATCTCGGTCGACGAGACCACCACCACAGCCGACGTCGCCGCCGTGGTCGGCTTCTTCGGCGGCCGCGACGCCTTCGGCCACGTCGACCTCAGCACGATCGAGGCCGGCCTGCCCGAGGACCTCGCCCGCACCAGCGGCTATCTCACCCACGCCGTGTTCAACACGCACCGCTCGGAGACGAGCATGATGCGCTACCTCAAGCGCCTCGCCGACTACGACTACGCGCTGGACCGCGGCATGATCCCGCTGGGCTCCTGCACCATGAAGCTCAACGCCGCCACAGAGATGGAGGCCGTCACCTGGCCCGAGTTCGGCGGGCTGCACCCGTTCGCGCCGCGAGCCGACGTCGAGGGCTACCTCGAACTCATCCGCCAGCTCGAGACCTGGCTGACGGATGTCACCGGCTACGACTCCGTGTCGCTGCAGCCCAACGCCGGCAGCCAGGGTGAACTCGCCGGGCTCCTGGCCATCCGCGGGTTCCACCTCGCCAACGGCGACGTGGACCGCACGGTCTGCCTCATCCCGTCCAGCGCGCACGGCACCAATGCCGCATCCGCCGTGCTGGCCGGCATGCGCGTGGTGGTCGTCGCCTGCGACGAGCTTGGCAACGTCGATCTCGACGACCTCCGTGCCAAGATCGCCGAGCACGCCGGCGCTCTCGCCGCACTGATGATCACCTACCCGTCCACCCACGGGGTGTACGAGCACGAGGTCGGCGCCATCTGCGCCGCGGTGCACGACGCCGGCGGCCAGGTGTACGTGGACGGCGCAAACCTGAACGCCCTGCTCGGCTTTGCCCGATTCGGCGACTTCGGCGGCGACGTGTCGCACCTCAACCTGCACAAGACCTTCTGCATCCCGCACGGCGGCGGCGGCCCCGGCGTGGGACCGGTCGCGGCCAAGGCGCACCTCGCGCCGTTCCTGCCCGGGCACCCGCTCGCGCAGGACGACGTGCACTACCTGCTCGGCGCCACCGGTGCCGAGACCGTGGTGCACGGCGGTGGCCCGGTCTCGGCCGCTCCCTACGGCAGCCCGAGCATCCTGCCCATCTCGTGGGCCTACGTGCGCATGATGGGTGCCGACGGCCTCAAGCAGGCCACCGGCGCCGCCGTGCTCGCGGCCAACTACGTGGCCAAGCAGCTCAGCGACCACTACCCGGTGCTCTATGCCGGCGACAACGGCCTGGTCGCGCACGAATGCATCCTCGACCTTCGCCCGCTCACCGCGGCGACCGGGGTCACCGTCGACGACGTGGCCAAGCGCCTCGTCGACTACGGCTTCCACGCGCCCACCATGAGCTTCCCGGTGGCGGGCACCCTCATGGTGGAGCCCACCGAGAGCGAGGACCTCGGCGAGATCGACCGGTTCATCGAGGCCATGATCGGCATCAAGGCCGAGGCGGATGCCGTGGCCGCCGGCACCTGGCCGGCCGACGACAACCCGCTGCACAACGCGCCGCACACCGCCCAGAGCGTGATCGAGGGGGAGTGGACGCACCCCTACGACCGCGAGACGGCCGTGTACCCGGTGCGCTCGCTCATCCGCAACAAGTACTGGGCGCCCGTGCGCCGCATCGACAACGCCTACGGCGACCGCAACCTCGTCTGCGCCTGCCCGCCGCCCGAGGCTTTCGAGTAA
- a CDS encoding CPBP family intramembrane glutamic endopeptidase, whose protein sequence is MSNMSPGPAGPATSSGSAASRVRLRWEIAIVLGLSLGASAVYSVVSIISRLTAEVALSDQSATINGSQSTREWLDFTYQFLGIVFSLFPVALVLYLLWRPGQSSFRRLGVDFTEPRRDLLRGGGLLLLIGIPGLGLYLAGRALGFTVAVVPSPLDTFWWTIPILVFSGLRAALSEELIVVGYLFTRLRELGWNAWTIIISAALLRGSYHLYQGIGPFVGNALMGVVFGWCYLRWGRVMPLVIAHWVLDILSFVGYPLALAWWPGLLAPS, encoded by the coding sequence ATGAGCAACATGTCCCCTGGCCCGGCTGGCCCGGCCACCTCATCCGGCTCGGCCGCGTCGCGGGTGCGGCTGCGCTGGGAGATCGCGATCGTGCTTGGGCTCTCGCTCGGCGCCTCAGCGGTGTACTCGGTCGTGTCGATCATCTCCAGGTTGACCGCGGAGGTCGCGCTCAGCGATCAGTCGGCGACCATCAACGGGTCGCAGTCCACGCGCGAGTGGCTGGACTTCACCTACCAATTCCTTGGCATAGTTTTCTCGCTGTTCCCGGTGGCCCTGGTGCTCTACCTGCTGTGGCGGCCCGGTCAGAGCTCGTTCCGTCGGCTCGGGGTGGATTTCACCGAGCCGCGCCGAGATCTTCTGCGCGGCGGCGGGCTGCTGCTGCTCATCGGCATCCCGGGTCTCGGTCTCTACCTGGCCGGCCGGGCGCTGGGCTTCACGGTGGCCGTGGTGCCCTCGCCGCTGGACACCTTCTGGTGGACGATCCCGATCCTGGTATTTTCAGGGCTCCGCGCCGCGCTGAGTGAGGAGCTCATCGTGGTGGGCTACCTCTTCACCCGGCTGCGCGAGCTGGGCTGGAACGCCTGGACCATCATCATCTCGGCGGCGCTACTGCGCGGCAGCTACCACCTCTATCAGGGCATCGGACCGTTCGTGGGCAATGCGCTGATGGGAGTGGTTTTCGGCTGGTGCTACCTGCGTTGGGGGCGGGTGATGCCTCTGGTGATCGCGCACTGGGTGCTCGACATCCTCTCTTTCGTCGGCTACCCGCTTGCCCTCGCCTGGTGGCCAGGGCTGCTTGCTCCGTCCTGA
- a CDS encoding thiol-disulfide oxidoreductase DCC family protein translates to MSRHLPEQPATLIFDGDCGFCTTAVRWLERTMPKVPSTVPFQRADLPDFGLTEEEARSRVWFVTGGRRYGGAGAVAALLRGQPHAALRMLGWLATVPPWSWLADAGYHLVARYRYRLPGGTPACRMPGAA, encoded by the coding sequence ATGTCGAGACACCTGCCCGAACAGCCCGCCACCCTCATCTTCGACGGGGATTGCGGCTTCTGCACGACCGCAGTGCGGTGGCTGGAGCGCACGATGCCCAAGGTGCCCTCTACCGTGCCGTTCCAACGGGCCGACCTTCCGGATTTCGGGCTGACCGAGGAGGAGGCGAGGTCCAGGGTGTGGTTCGTCACCGGTGGCCGGCGTTACGGCGGTGCCGGCGCCGTCGCCGCTTTGTTGCGCGGCCAACCGCATGCGGCTCTGCGCATGCTCGGCTGGTTGGCCACTGTGCCGCCGTGGTCGTGGCTGGCGGACGCCGGATATCACCTCGTGGCCCGGTACCGGTACCGTCTGCCCGGCGGCACTCCGGCGTGCCGGATGCCGGGCGCGGCATGA
- a CDS encoding ABC transporter substrate-binding protein, whose protein sequence is MKRSRMGLSALALISVSALALAGCASSNDEPAAPAGDSSAIVSTNGSEPQNPLIPTNTTETGGGKIMTSLFAGLVSYDADGAIENEVAKSIESDDATNWTVTLNDGWTFTNGEAVTSSSFVDAWNYGALFSNAQGASYFFDDIAGYNPEADAELAGLKVVDDTTFTVELASPEADWPLRLGYTAFMPLPSAAYDDMAAFGENPVGNGPYMLEGEGAWVHEEGINLVTNPDYDGVRKPVNGGLNIIFYATPDAAYADVQGGNLDVLDAIPDSATETYQDEFGDRAVNQPAAIFQAFNMPYYLEHWSGEEGELRRAAISMSINREEITDVIFQGTRTPATDFTSPVIDGYSDQLDGAEVLEYNPKEAVKLWAEADAIAPYGDTVFDIAYNSDGPHQAWVDAVANSIKNTLSIDAVGKPYPTFAASLEDRDAQKLTGATRAGWQADYPSLYNFLAPLYQTGAGSNYEGYSSEEFDTLLKEGAAAETVEDATAKYQDAQEVLLKDLPTIPLWYSNVNGVWAESVGDVVFGWDSVPLYHQITKG, encoded by the coding sequence TTGAAGAGATCCCGCATGGGCCTGAGCGCCCTCGCGCTCATTTCGGTGAGCGCCCTGGCGCTGGCCGGTTGCGCTTCGTCGAACGACGAACCGGCCGCTCCGGCCGGAGACTCGTCTGCCATCGTCAGCACGAACGGCAGCGAACCGCAGAACCCGTTGATCCCGACCAACACCACCGAAACCGGTGGCGGCAAGATCATGACGTCTCTTTTCGCCGGTCTGGTCTCCTACGACGCTGACGGGGCCATCGAGAACGAGGTCGCCAAGTCGATCGAGTCCGACGACGCCACCAACTGGACCGTCACGCTGAACGACGGCTGGACCTTCACCAATGGTGAAGCTGTCACCTCTTCCTCCTTCGTGGATGCTTGGAACTACGGTGCGCTGTTCAGCAACGCCCAGGGTGCCTCCTACTTCTTCGACGACATCGCCGGCTACAACCCCGAGGCCGATGCCGAGCTGGCGGGTCTCAAGGTCGTCGACGACACCACGTTCACCGTCGAGCTTGCCTCGCCCGAGGCCGACTGGCCGCTGCGCCTCGGCTACACGGCCTTCATGCCGCTGCCGAGCGCCGCGTACGACGACATGGCCGCCTTCGGTGAAAACCCGGTCGGCAACGGCCCGTACATGCTCGAGGGCGAAGGCGCCTGGGTTCACGAAGAGGGCATCAACCTGGTGACCAACCCCGACTACGACGGTGTTCGCAAACCCGTAAACGGCGGACTGAACATCATCTTCTACGCCACTCCGGATGCCGCCTACGCGGATGTCCAGGGCGGCAACCTCGACGTTCTGGATGCTATCCCGGACTCGGCGACTGAGACCTACCAGGATGAATTCGGTGACCGTGCTGTCAACCAGCCCGCCGCCATCTTCCAGGCCTTCAACATGCCCTACTACCTCGAGCACTGGAGCGGCGAAGAGGGAGAGCTGCGTCGTGCAGCCATCTCGATGTCGATCAACCGCGAAGAGATCACCGACGTCATCTTCCAGGGCACCCGTACCCCGGCAACTGACTTCACCTCTCCGGTCATCGACGGCTACTCCGACCAGCTCGACGGCGCCGAGGTTCTCGAATACAACCCCAAGGAAGCCGTGAAGCTGTGGGCTGAAGCCGACGCCATCGCACCATACGGCGACACCGTTTTCGACATCGCCTACAACTCAGACGGTCCCCACCAGGCTTGGGTCGATGCCGTCGCCAACAGCATCAAGAACACCCTGAGCATCGACGCGGTCGGCAAGCCGTACCCGACCTTCGCCGCGTCGTTGGAGGACCGTGACGCCCAGAAGCTGACCGGTGCCACTCGCGCCGGATGGCAGGCCGACTACCCGTCGCTGTACAACTTCCTCGCGCCGCTGTACCAGACCGGTGCGGGCTCGAACTACGAGGGCTACAGCAGCGAAGAGTTCGACACGCTCCTCAAGGAGGGTGCCGCTGCGGAAACCGTCGAAGACGCGACCGCGAAGTACCAGGACGCTCAGGAGGTTCTGCTGAAGGACCTGCCGACGATCCCGCTGTGGTACTCCAACGTCAACGGCGTGTGGGCTGAAAGCGTCGGCGACGTCGTCTTCGGCTGGGATTCAGTCCCGCTGTATCACCAGATCACCAAGGGATAA
- a CDS encoding ABC transporter permease: MLWYTGRRLLQMIPVFFGATFLIYFMVFSLPGDPIAALYGDRPPAPGVIEQIRAQYNLDKPLLQQYAIYIGNFFQGDLGTTYSGRPVTDVMASAFPITFRLAMLALAFEAFFGILVGLVAGLRKGKLFDASALVVSLLLISVPTFVIGFVFRLVFGVQLGWFRTTVSGEAPWGELVLPAIVLASVSFAYIVRLTRASVADNLNADFVRTATAKGLSRERVVTVHVLRNSLVPVVTFLGVDLGSLMVGAIVTEGIFNINGVGGTVFKAIKLGESTTVVSFIAVMVVIFVVANLLVDLLYAALDPRIRYAK; the protein is encoded by the coding sequence ATGCTGTGGTACACAGGCAGGCGCCTCCTACAGATGATTCCCGTCTTCTTCGGCGCGACTTTTCTGATTTACTTCATGGTCTTCTCCCTGCCGGGCGATCCCATCGCCGCCCTCTACGGCGACCGGCCGCCGGCGCCAGGCGTGATCGAACAGATCCGGGCGCAGTACAACCTGGACAAGCCGTTGCTCCAGCAGTACGCCATCTACATCGGCAACTTCTTTCAGGGTGACCTCGGCACCACCTACTCCGGCCGTCCCGTCACCGATGTCATGGCCTCCGCCTTCCCCATCACATTCAGGCTGGCGATGCTGGCCCTGGCCTTCGAGGCGTTCTTCGGAATTCTTGTCGGCCTCGTCGCGGGCCTGCGCAAGGGCAAGCTGTTCGACGCCAGCGCCCTCGTCGTCAGCCTGCTGCTCATCAGCGTTCCGACCTTCGTCATCGGGTTTGTCTTCAGGCTGGTGTTCGGCGTTCAACTGGGCTGGTTCCGAACCACGGTGAGCGGGGAGGCCCCGTGGGGCGAGTTGGTGCTTCCGGCGATCGTGCTGGCATCCGTTTCCTTCGCCTACATCGTTCGTCTCACCCGGGCTAGCGTGGCCGACAATCTCAATGCCGATTTTGTTCGCACCGCCACGGCCAAGGGTCTGTCCCGCGAGCGGGTCGTCACCGTCCACGTCCTCCGCAACTCCCTCGTCCCCGTCGTCACGTTTCTCGGCGTCGACCTCGGCTCACTCATGGTCGGTGCGATTGTCACCGAGGGAATCTTCAACATCAACGGCGTCGGCGGCACCGTCTTCAAGGCCATCAAGCTCGGTGAAAGCACCACAGTGGTGTCCTTCATTGCGGTCATGGTCGTGATCTTCGTCGTTGCCAACCTGCTCGTCGACCTGCTGTACGCAGCTCTGGACCCAAGGATTCGTTATGCCAAATAA